A section of the Methanosarcina mazei S-6 genome encodes:
- a CDS encoding leucine-rich repeat domain-containing protein: MTKEKVIQLIKEASKKNSIVLYLDGYNLTELPSEIGRLDNLKELNLYGNDLTELSPEIGKLKSLTELNLSRNHLTLLPPEIGELEHLIKLYSFYSQLIQLPSEIGKLKNLREIDLTGNQLTLLPSEIGELTKLTKLSLCHNNLKQLPSEIGKLENLENLDISNNQLTQLSPEISGLRNLVRLSLCHNNLTQLPQEIGKLENLEDLDISYNQLTQIPPEIGKFKDLKNLYLSGNHLTQLPPEIKKLKKLVKLDLSENEFTELPTEIAELTELKQLDVSYNPLISPPPEIVSMGLSSILTYLRQLKQSKTTENNEAKLILVGNGEVGKTCLTHRLITNEFAEDGITEGINISKWSTKAPDSSNSIIKLNIWDFGGQEIYHATHQFFLTTRSVYLLVWNARKAKDFNNIYSWLHTIEAFGGDSPIILVMSKMNESDDDLNLKDLKNKFPQIVNNFKIDSKDGKGISILKEAISKTAWNLPLMRASWFDSWYKVRGKLEGLKDYWISFDEFYDICVSEGLDEENINTLDGYLHELGVILHFDDRLESMVILKPEWVTGAFYKILSTKSVLQREGKLLYSELRQIWDRETYPSNIYPQLMDLMNKFELAYELPDESSYLIPELLPKNAPNFIWDEKDNLCFFYCYDYFLPPGIITRFIVRMHPDIEKKENEMPMCWREGVVLKLENSHALVEMKPDEKRIEIRIKGDNKREALGVICNHLDHINASIKKIKLNKEIPCNCSTNCPQRYPYEGLLKAETEKLENTICFSSSKQVSISSLLYGYKHIENKYKGNYEFGGKTPIVLINQVQTSSEANSISKAELKSEININVNIDLKVELPYIRAEFDSLKDELENLNSKLDRDMETIQDSLDEININSDKEKIVKPFNKLYRFLNKLADPNSDYNKVIKGTQKGIEIVQKVGRSYNKFAQWLAMPQIPDLFL; the protein is encoded by the coding sequence ATGACAAAAGAAAAGGTAATTCAACTTATCAAAGAGGCTTCTAAAAAAAATTCTATAGTGCTTTATTTAGATGGTTATAATCTGACCGAACTACCATCAGAAATAGGGAGACTTGATAACCTAAAAGAACTTAATCTGTATGGAAATGACCTGACTGAACTGTCACCAGAAATTGGAAAATTAAAAAGCCTTACAGAGCTAAACTTATCCAGAAATCATTTAACTCTACTACCTCCAGAAATTGGGGAACTTGAACACCTCATAAAATTGTACTCATTTTATAGTCAGCTTATACAGTTACCATCAGAAATTGGAAAACTTAAGAACCTTAGAGAAATTGACTTAACTGGCAATCAATTGACTTTGCTACCGTCTGAAATTGGGGAACTTACAAAACTTACAAAACTTTCTTTGTGCCATAACAATCTAAAACAGTTGCCATCTGAAATTGGAAAACTTGAGAATCTTGAGAATCTTGATATTTCTAATAATCAACTGACCCAACTATCTCCAGAGATATCTGGACTCAGGAATCTTGTGAGACTTTCCTTATGTCATAATAATTTAACTCAATTACCACAAGAAATTGGTAAACTTGAGAACCTTGAGGATCTTGATATTTCTTATAATCAGCTGACTCAAATACCGCCAGAAATTGGAAAATTTAAAGACCTTAAAAATCTGTATTTGTCTGGAAACCATCTGACTCAACTACCGCCTGAAATTAAAAAACTTAAAAAACTTGTAAAACTTGACTTATCTGAGAATGAGTTTACTGAACTACCAACTGAGATTGCAGAACTTACAGAACTTAAACAGCTTGACGTTTCTTATAATCCTTTAATTTCACCTCCGCCTGAAATTGTTTCTATGGGATTGAGCTCAATCCTCACTTATTTGAGACAATTGAAGCAATCAAAAACTACAGAAAACAATGAAGCAAAGTTAATACTAGTTGGTAACGGGGAAGTTGGGAAAACTTGCCTAACTCATAGATTAATTACCAATGAATTTGCGGAAGATGGGATAACTGAAGGAATAAATATATCAAAATGGAGCACTAAAGCTCCTGATTCTAGTAATAGTATAATCAAACTGAATATTTGGGACTTTGGTGGACAGGAAATCTATCATGCAACTCACCAGTTTTTCCTAACAACACGTTCAGTTTATTTACTAGTATGGAACGCGCGGAAGGCAAAGGACTTTAACAATATATATTCATGGTTGCACACGATTGAAGCTTTTGGTGGAGATAGCCCAATAATCCTTGTAATGAGCAAGATGAACGAAAGTGATGACGATTTAAATCTAAAAGACCTCAAAAATAAGTTTCCTCAAATTGTAAATAACTTTAAAATTGATAGTAAAGATGGTAAAGGAATCTCTATTCTAAAAGAAGCGATTAGTAAAACCGCTTGGAACCTTCCTTTAATGAGAGCTTCATGGTTTGATTCGTGGTACAAAGTACGTGGAAAACTTGAAGGGCTTAAAGATTATTGGATTTCCTTCGATGAATTTTATGATATATGTGTTTCGGAAGGATTAGACGAAGAAAATATTAACACACTTGATGGATATTTACACGAACTGGGGGTAATTCTTCATTTTGATGATAGATTAGAAAGTATGGTGATATTAAAACCTGAATGGGTCACAGGTGCATTTTATAAAATATTGTCTACGAAGTCTGTTCTCCAACGTGAAGGTAAATTGTTATACAGTGAATTACGCCAGATATGGGATAGAGAGACATATCCATCCAATATTTATCCCCAATTAATGGACTTAATGAACAAATTTGAGCTTGCTTACGAACTTCCAGATGAAAGTAGCTATCTTATTCCTGAACTTTTACCTAAAAACGCACCCAACTTTATATGGGACGAAAAAGATAATCTTTGCTTCTTTTATTGTTATGATTACTTTTTGCCTCCTGGTATAATTACCCGCTTTATTGTGCGAATGCATCCTGACATCGAGAAAAAAGAGAATGAAATGCCTATGTGCTGGAGAGAAGGAGTGGTATTAAAGCTCGAAAATTCACATGCTCTTGTAGAGATGAAGCCTGATGAGAAGCGGATTGAGATCAGAATAAAAGGTGATAATAAAAGAGAAGCATTAGGCGTTATCTGTAATCATCTTGACCACATAAACGCTTCCATTAAAAAGATAAAACTCAATAAAGAAATACCTTGTAACTGTTCAACTAATTGTCCTCAAAGATACCCATATGAAGGCTTGCTAAAAGCGGAAACTGAAAAATTGGAGAATACAATATGTTTTAGTAGCAGCAAGCAAGTTTCCATTTCGTCGCTATTATATGGTTACAAACACATAGAAAATAAATATAAAGGGAATTATGAATTCGGCGGTAAAACACCAATTGTCTTAATAAACCAAGTACAAACTAGTTCAGAAGCAAACTCAATCTCTAAAGCTGAACTAAAATCAGAAATTAATATAAATGTCAATATAGATTTAAAGGTAGAACTGCCATATATTCGAGCCGAGTTTGATAGTTTAAAAGATGAGCTTGAAAACTTAAATTCCAAGCTTGATCGAGATATGGAAACAATTCAGGATAGTTTAGATGAGATAAACATTAATTCTGACAAGGAAAAGATAGTTAAACCTTTTAATAAGCTATATCGCTTCCTCAATAAATTGGCCGATCCTAATTCTGATTATAATAAAGTGATTAAAGGAACTCAAAAAGGCATAGAGATTGTACAAAAAGTTGGCAGAAGTTATAATAAATTCGCTCAGTGGCT
- a CDS encoding LysE family translocator produces the protein MRNLIEQSQLIYFIAASAALTFLPGPDILFVLTQSISQGKIAGIATATGLCTGILVHTSAAAFGISALVYKSALAFEIVKYAGAAYLLYLAWQALRESGELVSSAPIRERNVFALYRRGIFMNVLNPKVALFFLAFLPQFVNTGAGSVPMQMIFLGIVFLVQAWVIFSIISVFAGAIGEKVLQRQRISRYINWGKAGIFTVIGVKLALSHK, from the coding sequence GTGAGAAATTTGATAGAGCAATCCCAGTTAATCTATTTCATTGCAGCCTCTGCAGCCCTTACCTTTCTTCCCGGTCCGGATATCTTATTTGTGCTCACACAGAGCATCTCACAGGGAAAAATTGCAGGAATTGCAACAGCAACAGGTCTGTGCACAGGCATACTTGTCCACACCAGCGCAGCTGCATTCGGGATTTCAGCCCTCGTATACAAATCCGCCCTTGCCTTCGAAATCGTAAAATATGCCGGAGCAGCCTACCTACTTTACCTTGCCTGGCAGGCTTTGAGAGAAAGCGGAGAGCTTGTATCTTCTGCCCCCATCAGGGAAAGAAATGTTTTCGCCCTTTACAGGCGCGGGATCTTTATGAACGTTCTTAACCCTAAAGTTGCACTATTCTTCCTCGCATTTCTTCCCCAGTTTGTGAATACCGGAGCAGGCAGTGTCCCTATGCAGATGATATTCCTTGGAATAGTGTTCCTTGTGCAGGCGTGGGTGATTTTTTCTATAATTTCTGTCTTTGCAGGGGCTATAGGAGAAAAAGTATTACAGAGGCAGAGGATCAGCAGGTATATTAATTGGGGAAAAGCGGGTATCTTTACTGTAATAGGGGTAAAACTTGCACTGTCTCATAAATAA
- a CDS encoding alpha/beta fold hydrolase — MTYLRKYGNSPFTTAVIHGGPGAPGEMASVARELSSFTGILEPLQTKASIEGQIKELKSILKEHGALPVNLIGFSWGATLSFIFAALHPQLVKKLILVGSGPYEQRYATNVTSTRISRLGQEDWDDYRSLDGVLNNSTAKNKNEAFCSLGKLMSKADTYDPLPHDAELVKYNYDVFKSVWGEAHQLRSSGELLKLGTKVRCPVVAIHGDYDPHPFNGVKEPLSGVLKDFRFILLEKCGHRPWIEREAKEKFYELLEDEIHKHVL, encoded by the coding sequence ATGACGTATCTGAGGAAATACGGAAATTCACCTTTTACTACAGCCGTTATTCACGGAGGACCGGGTGCACCCGGAGAAATGGCATCTGTCGCCAGAGAACTTTCCTCCTTTACCGGAATCCTTGAACCACTCCAGACTAAAGCAAGCATAGAGGGCCAGATAAAGGAACTGAAATCTATTTTGAAAGAACATGGAGCTTTACCGGTAAACCTTATAGGGTTTTCCTGGGGTGCAACCCTAAGTTTTATCTTTGCAGCTCTTCACCCTCAACTCGTGAAAAAATTGATTCTGGTCGGAAGTGGCCCATATGAACAGAGATATGCTACAAATGTAACGAGTACCCGGATAAGCAGGCTAGGACAGGAAGATTGGGATGACTACCGTTCTCTGGACGGGGTTCTCAATAATTCTACCGCTAAAAACAAGAATGAAGCTTTTTGCAGCCTGGGAAAATTGATGTCTAAAGCCGATACCTACGACCCTCTCCCCCATGATGCAGAACTGGTCAAATATAACTATGATGTGTTCAAAAGCGTGTGGGGAGAAGCGCATCAGTTAAGGAGCAGCGGTGAGCTTCTGAAACTGGGAACAAAAGTCAGGTGCCCGGTAGTTGCAATTCACGGAGACTATGATCCTCACCCTTTCAATGGAGTTAAAGAACCCTTATCCGGGGTTTTGAAGGATTTCAGATTTATTCTACTGGAAAAATGTGGGCACAGACCCTGGATTGAAAGAGAAGCAAAGGAAAAGTTTTATGAACTGCTGGAGGATGAAATCCATAAACATGTCCTTTAA
- a CDS encoding multidrug effflux MFS transporter, with amino-acid sequence MFSHKKTDSSNENLKGNLKGTLPLLALLTAFPALSTDMILPAVPSLARTWDQPLSVINLILVCFFITYGFFLLFYGPISDRFGRRRPLLAGLFVYIVASLLCALATSASMLIGFRMLQAAGAAASSSLSMAMTKDIFSGQERERILAYIAIIMALAPMIAPVLGGWILADFSWPWIFFIQAVMGVIGITGVLRFPETLSEVSDVPLSRMMHSYGRLLLNPSYIVMVLVMSASLFPLYSFIAGSSAIYVNEFGLSEQKYSYFFAFNALALMIGSFSCLRLTGSISSKRLMTIGFAGVFLGGFFLLLTGQHGPWSFALPMFLITFSLGLSRPPSNNLVLEQVDRDAGSASSLMIFCYFTLGAVGMWFISLEWADKISVLGIIALSCGAMVLAAWFILQKKGIKGAA; translated from the coding sequence ATGTTTTCCCATAAAAAAACAGATAGTTCCAATGAAAATTTAAAAGGAAACCTGAAGGGGACTCTGCCGCTTCTGGCTCTTCTAACCGCTTTTCCAGCACTGTCGACGGACATGATCCTGCCCGCAGTCCCGTCCCTTGCCAGGACCTGGGACCAGCCCCTATCCGTAATCAACCTGATCCTGGTCTGTTTTTTCATAACCTACGGATTTTTCCTGCTCTTTTACGGCCCTATTTCTGACCGCTTTGGCCGCCGCCGTCCTTTGCTTGCCGGGCTTTTTGTGTATATAGTGGCAAGCCTGCTCTGTGCCCTTGCAACGAGTGCTTCCATGCTTATAGGCTTCCGGATGCTGCAGGCTGCAGGAGCTGCTGCCAGTTCATCCCTCTCCATGGCAATGACAAAAGACATCTTCTCAGGACAGGAAAGGGAAAGAATTCTCGCCTACATTGCAATTATAATGGCCCTTGCACCTATGATCGCTCCTGTACTTGGCGGGTGGATACTTGCGGACTTTTCCTGGCCCTGGATCTTCTTTATTCAGGCAGTTATGGGAGTAATAGGGATTACTGGAGTCCTCCGCTTTCCCGAAACGCTTTCTGAGGTCTCGGATGTACCCCTGTCGCGGATGATGCACAGCTACGGTCGTCTGCTTCTCAACCCTTCCTATATTGTCATGGTTCTTGTGATGTCAGCCAGCCTTTTTCCCCTTTACAGCTTTATTGCAGGCTCTTCTGCAATTTACGTTAACGAGTTCGGCCTGAGCGAACAAAAATACAGCTACTTCTTTGCCTTCAATGCCCTCGCCCTGATGATCGGTTCCTTTTCATGCCTCCGGTTGACGGGAAGCATCAGCTCAAAGCGTCTCATGACCATAGGATTTGCCGGTGTTTTCCTGGGCGGGTTTTTTCTCCTTCTCACAGGACAGCACGGTCCATGGAGCTTTGCTCTACCCATGTTTTTGATCACGTTTTCCCTTGGCCTGAGCCGTCCCCCAAGCAATAATCTCGTGCTCGAGCAGGTGGACCGTGATGCAGGCTCAGCTTCTTCTCTGATGATCTTCTGCTATTTTACTCTCGGGGCTGTGGGTATGTGGTTTATTTCCCTTGAATGGGCGGATAAGATTTCAGTACTGGGGATAATTGCTCTGAGCTGCGGAGCCATGGTGCTTGCCGCGTGGTTTATTTTGCAGAAAAAAGGAATCAAAGGGGCTGCCTGA
- a CDS encoding antitoxin VapB family protein encodes MGTKTISIRDNTYDMLKNAKREWESFSDTIDRLLK; translated from the coding sequence ATGGGTACGAAGACTATCTCAATTCGGGATAATACCTATGACATGTTAAAAAATGCAAAAAGGGAATGGGAAAGTTTCAGCGATACTATTGATCGACTGTTGAAATAG
- a CDS encoding type II toxin-antitoxin system VapC family toxin: MIILDTSALVDYFKGVEKTREFMDNDVTTTVITYYEILSGVKHRKARKEEQFFRRFFSEIDILDFNLKAAEEASSIMGRLLSIGTPVNSVDVLITGIAVINGAEKIVSRDINFISIGKVSDLEVLVY; this comes from the coding sequence ATGATAATACTTGACACCAGCGCCCTTGTCGATTATTTCAAAGGTGTAGAAAAGACCCGTGAATTCATGGATAACGATGTAACAACTACTGTTATAACTTACTATGAAATTCTCTCAGGGGTCAAACATAGAAAAGCCAGAAAAGAAGAACAGTTCTTCAGAAGGTTCTTTTCCGAAATCGATATACTGGACTTCAATCTAAAAGCTGCGGAGGAAGCAAGTAGTATAATGGGCAGGCTGCTGAGCATTGGTACTCCGGTAAACAGCGTGGACGTCCTTATAACAGGCATAGCTGTGATAAACGGAGCAGAAAAAATTGTTTCCAGGGATATAAATTTTATCAGCATCGGGAAAGTTTCCGATCTGGAAGTTTTAGTCTACTAA
- a CDS encoding flavodoxin family protein → MKVIAINGSPRRTWNTATLLEKALEGAASEGAETEMIHLYDLDFKGCISCFACKLRDGKSYGKCAMQDDLTPVLEKLEDADALILGSPIYLGNSTGEMRSFMERYIFPYLVYSDEPPTLYPKNIPVGFIYTMGAKEEFFDIFGLRTTIGLNENLAKRIFGYSESLCSTDTYQFDDYSKYVADRFDPEEKAKRRKEVFPQDCEKAFEMGSRFVKRQKGLEARDKSSKV, encoded by the coding sequence ATGAAAGTGATAGCAATAAACGGAAGTCCTCGCAGGACATGGAACACTGCTACCCTGCTTGAGAAAGCTCTTGAAGGGGCAGCCTCAGAGGGTGCGGAAACGGAAATGATCCATCTTTATGACCTTGATTTCAAAGGATGCATAAGTTGCTTTGCCTGCAAATTAAGGGACGGAAAAAGCTATGGAAAATGCGCAATGCAGGACGATCTGACACCTGTGCTGGAGAAGCTGGAAGATGCTGATGCCTTAATACTCGGATCACCTATTTACCTTGGAAACTCTACAGGCGAAATGAGGTCATTCATGGAACGCTACATATTCCCGTATCTCGTCTACTCCGATGAGCCTCCCACGCTTTATCCGAAAAATATCCCTGTCGGTTTTATCTACACTATGGGGGCAAAGGAAGAATTCTTCGACATATTTGGACTCAGAACAACTATTGGATTAAATGAAAACCTTGCAAAGAGAATTTTCGGATATTCGGAATCACTGTGCAGCACCGATACCTACCAGTTTGATGACTACTCAAAATATGTGGCGGACAGGTTTGATCCCGAAGAGAAAGCAAAAAGGCGAAAAGAAGTGTTCCCTCAGGATTGTGAGAAAGCTTTTGAAATGGGTTCCAGATTTGTGAAGCGGCAAAAAGGTCTGGAAGCACGGGATAAAAGCAGTAAAGTTTGA
- the lon gene encoding endopeptidase La has protein sequence MYSEQTYGNRESLVMPLFDIVVYPRSRAKFLADKVTGEILLNEMKNSESVYAVGLTVKSETKPSEMSEDSLYKIGNLLKIGYVQPADDGYLVIAKAIQRVEAVSVHRRNGLFYTAFRPVPDIPDLDEDIQTEMMGNIKKTVREISSRFQSSEQFTRPIEKMDSIDQLIGYVMPYMPIKLEEKQDLLETVSVRERYLTFLEILVKQKENINFQMEMAKKVTDKITKSNREAMLREQLKMIQEELNGGEDGASGEANYRDRIENSKMPEEVKKKALSELKKLETGGPHNPESSVIRNYLDLMLDLPWVTEEKKSIDIAEARRVLENNHNGLEKVKERIIQHLAVMKLKQEKQGSILLLTGPPGTGKTSLGKSIADALGRQYVRASLGGVKDEAEIRGHRRTYVGALPGRIIQGMRKAGTKNPVFILDEIDKLSASYSGDPASALLEVLDPEQNSTFSDHYLEVPYDLSDVLFIATANSVANIPWPLLDRMETIEISGYTKNEKLAIAKDHLLPSILEDHGLDADKLQIEDEALKVIIDKYTREAGVRGLKKQLAKTARFVSEKIVSGKVDLPYVVKADMLKEILGKEIIRQEEARKENVPGVVTGLAWTPVGGDILFIEGTFMPGTGKLTLTGQLGDVMKESAQISMSLARSRLANVAKGFDFIASDVHIHVPSGATPKDGPSAGVTLFTALTSLITGKAVDPKLAMTGEITLSGAVMPVGGIKEKVLAAHRAGIKKVILPKENERDLEDVPEEVRNELRFVPVETIEEVLKEALDLDLPRPVVSFSGNCFTPAQNI, from the coding sequence ATGTATTCAGAACAAACCTATGGTAACAGAGAGAGCCTTGTGATGCCTCTCTTTGATATAGTGGTTTATCCTCGGAGCCGGGCAAAATTCCTGGCTGATAAAGTAACCGGAGAAATACTCCTTAATGAAATGAAAAACTCCGAATCCGTTTATGCGGTTGGGCTGACAGTAAAAAGCGAAACTAAACCTTCGGAGATGTCGGAAGACAGCCTGTATAAAATTGGAAACCTGCTCAAAATCGGATATGTGCAGCCTGCTGACGACGGGTATCTCGTCATCGCAAAGGCTATCCAGAGAGTGGAGGCTGTTTCCGTACACAGAAGAAACGGGCTTTTTTATACTGCATTCAGGCCTGTTCCTGATATTCCTGACCTTGACGAAGATATCCAGACAGAAATGATGGGAAATATCAAAAAAACAGTCCGTGAGATCAGCAGCCGCTTCCAGAGTTCTGAGCAGTTTACCAGGCCCATCGAGAAGATGGATTCCATTGACCAGCTAATCGGATATGTCATGCCGTACATGCCAATAAAACTTGAAGAAAAACAGGATCTTCTGGAAACCGTTTCTGTCCGTGAAAGGTATCTTACTTTCCTTGAGATTCTGGTAAAGCAGAAAGAAAACATTAATTTCCAGATGGAAATGGCAAAAAAAGTTACCGATAAGATTACCAAATCGAACCGTGAAGCCATGCTGCGTGAGCAGCTTAAGATGATTCAGGAAGAGCTTAACGGTGGCGAAGATGGCGCTTCGGGCGAGGCAAATTACCGGGACAGGATAGAAAACTCGAAGATGCCTGAAGAAGTGAAAAAGAAGGCACTCTCAGAGCTTAAGAAACTTGAAACCGGAGGACCGCACAACCCTGAAAGCTCTGTCATCAGGAATTACCTGGACCTCATGCTTGACCTCCCCTGGGTAACCGAAGAAAAGAAGAGCATAGACATTGCCGAAGCCCGCCGTGTGCTTGAAAACAACCATAACGGGCTTGAAAAAGTAAAGGAAAGGATAATCCAGCACCTTGCGGTAATGAAACTGAAACAGGAAAAACAGGGCTCGATCCTTCTCCTTACGGGACCTCCGGGGACCGGTAAAACCAGTCTGGGAAAGAGTATTGCAGATGCCCTTGGAAGGCAGTATGTCAGGGCCAGCCTCGGCGGTGTTAAAGATGAAGCCGAAATCAGAGGCCACAGGAGGACATATGTTGGAGCTCTCCCCGGAAGGATTATCCAGGGAATGAGAAAGGCGGGAACTAAAAACCCGGTCTTCATCCTTGATGAAATCGACAAGCTTTCAGCTTCTTACTCCGGAGACCCGGCAAGCGCCCTTCTCGAAGTCCTTGACCCTGAGCAGAACAGCACATTCTCTGACCATTATCTGGAAGTCCCGTATGACCTGTCAGATGTACTGTTCATTGCCACTGCAAACTCCGTGGCGAACATCCCCTGGCCGCTCCTTGACAGGATGGAGACAATCGAAATTTCGGGCTACACTAAAAACGAAAAACTTGCAATTGCAAAAGACCACCTGCTGCCCAGCATACTGGAAGACCACGGTCTTGATGCCGATAAACTCCAGATCGAAGATGAAGCCCTGAAGGTGATCATTGACAAATACACCAGGGAAGCAGGAGTCCGCGGGCTCAAAAAGCAGCTGGCGAAGACTGCAAGGTTTGTATCCGAAAAGATTGTGTCAGGAAAGGTCGACCTTCCTTACGTTGTCAAAGCCGACATGCTAAAAGAGATTCTCGGAAAAGAGATAATCAGGCAGGAAGAAGCCAGAAAAGAGAACGTTCCCGGAGTTGTAACAGGGCTTGCCTGGACTCCTGTCGGAGGAGATATTCTCTTCATAGAAGGCACATTCATGCCCGGAACCGGAAAGCTTACGCTTACAGGCCAGCTGGGGGATGTGATGAAAGAGTCTGCACAGATCTCCATGAGCCTGGCAAGGTCAAGGCTTGCAAACGTCGCAAAAGGTTTTGATTTTATTGCAAGCGATGTCCACATCCACGTGCCTTCAGGTGCAACCCCCAAGGACGGGCCTTCTGCAGGTGTAACCCTCTTTACTGCCCTTACGTCCCTGATCACCGGCAAAGCGGTTGACCCGAAACTTGCGATGACAGGAGAAATCACACTTAGCGGTGCGGTAATGCCTGTTGGCGGCATAAAAGAAAAGGTTCTTGCAGCCCACAGGGCAGGCATAAAGAAAGTAATCCTGCCAAAAGAAAACGAAAGGGACCTTGAGGACGTACCGGAAGAAGTCAGAAACGAGCTCAGGTTTGTTCCTGTAGAGACCATAGAAGAAGTCCTGAAAGAAGCTCTGGACCTTGACCTCCCAAGGCCGGTAGTTTCATTCTCAGGAAACTGTTTCACACCTGCACAGAATATTTAA